A stretch of the Elephas maximus indicus isolate mEleMax1 chromosome 3, mEleMax1 primary haplotype, whole genome shotgun sequence genome encodes the following:
- the LOC126070902 gene encoding olfactory receptor 7G2-like — protein MEPRNQRGVLKFIFLGLTEDPELQPLLFSLFLSIYLVALLGNLLIILAVSSASHLHTPMYFFLSSLSFTDICFSTTTIPNMLVNIQAQNHSIIYIGCLTQVCFVLVFTGLENFLLAAMGYDLYVAVCHPLIYIIIVNTRLCALLSLLSLLISIANVLPHSLMVLHLSFCTDLEIPRFFCELDQILKLACSDTIINYILVYFVASFFFFCGGVPLSGIIFSYTQIVSSTMRMPSVGAKYKAFSTRGSHLSVVSLFFETGFGVYISSAFTHSSSKTAVASVMYSVFPQMMNPFIHSLRNRDMTGALRKIISRIPSFK, from the coding sequence atggaacccagaaatcAAAGAGgtgttttaaaattcatttttctgGGACTTACAGAGGATCCAGAATTGCAGCCCCTCCTCTTTAGCCTATTTCTGTCCATATACCTGGTTGCCCTCCTGGGAAACCTCCTCATCATCCTGGCTGTCAGCTCTgcctcccacctccacacccccatgtacttctttctctccagtctctccttcactgacatctgtttcagcacAACCACGATCCCGAACATGCTGGTGAACATCCAAGCACAGAATCATAGCATCATTTACATAGGGTGCCTCACCCAGGTCTGCTTTGTCCTGGTATTTACTGGTTTGGAGAATTTTCTCCTTGCAGCAATGGGCTATGACCTCTATGTGGCCGTCTGCCACCCACTGATATACATCATCATCGTGAACACCCGCCTCTGTGCCTTGCTCTCCCTACTCTCCTTATTAATCAGCATTGCGAATGTCTTACCTCACAGTCTGATGGTGTTGCATCTGTCCTTCTGCACAGACCTGGAAATCCCTCGTTTCTTCTGTGAACTTGATCAGATTCTCAAGCTCGCCTGTTCTGATACCATTATCAATTACATCCTAGTATATTttgtggcttcttttttttttttttgtggtggtgttcctctctctggaatcattttctcttACACTCAGATTGTCTCCTCTACTATGAGAATGCCATCAGTGGGTGCAAAGTATAAAGCTTTTTCCACTCGTGGGTCTCACCTCTCAGTTGTTTCCTTATTCTTTGAGACAGGCTTTGGTGTGTACATCAGTTCTGCATTTACACACTCTTCCAGCAAGACAGCAGTAGCCTCAGTGATGTACAGTGTGTTCCCTCAAATGATGAACCCTTTTATccacagcctgaggaacagggacatgACAGGAGCCTTGAGGAAAATCATCAGTAGGATACCATCATTTAAATAA